The Chryseobacterium glaciei DNA window TTTAATTAAAATTAATTGACTTAAAAATAACTCGCAATACCACAAATGAGTGATTTTAGAAATAAAAAAACTGCCTCAAAATGAGACAGTTTCAAAGTTTTTATTTAAAAATAATCTTAGTGATTATCGTATTTTCTATCCATTACAAAACTCTCCATGAATTTTGTAGTGTAGTTTCCTGAAAGATAATCTTCATCATTCATCAACTGTCTGTGGAAAGGAATTGTAGTTTTTACACCTTCAATATAGAATTCTTCCAAAGCACGTCTCATTTTTGCAATCGCTTCCTCACGAGTTTGAGCAGTCGTGATTAATTTTGCAATCATTGAGTCATAATTAGAAGGAATTGTATATCCAGAATAAACGTGAGTATCAACTCTGATTCCGTGTCCACCAGGAATGTTTAATCCTGTGATTTTCCCCGGAGATGGTCTGAAATCTGCGTAAGGATCTTCAGCATTAATTCTACATTCGATTGAATGCAATTTTGGATAATAATTAATTCCAGAAATTGGAGTTCCTGCCGCCAAAAGAATTTGCTCTCTGATCAAGTCATAATCAATAACCTGCTCAGTAATTGGATGCTCTACCTGAATTCTCGTATTCATTTCCATGAAATAGAAATTTCTGTGTTTATCAACCAAGAATTCAATCGTACCAACACCTTCATAAGCGATGAATTCTGCTGCTTTTACAGCTGCGTCACCCATTTTCTCACGAAGTTCGTCGGTCATGAACGGAGAAGGAGTTTCTTCCGTTAATTTTTGATTTCTTCTTTGTACAGAACAGTCTCTTTCAGAAAGGTGACAAGCTTTACCATATTGGTCACCTGCAACCTGAATTTCGATGTGTCTAGGCTCTTCAATCAATTTTTCCATGTACATACCTCCGTTTCCGAATGCAGCCACAGCTTCCTGAATTGCAGATTCCCAGTGATCTTTAAGGTCTTCAGCTTTCCAAACAGCTCTCATCCCTTTTCCACCACCACCGGCAGTTGCTTTGATCATTACAGGATAACCTGTTTCTTCAGCAGTTTTTACAGCGTGTTCGTAAGATTCAATTAATCCTTCAGAACCAGGTACACAAGGTACACCTGCTGCTTTCATGGTAGCTTTAGCATTGGCTTTATCTCCCATTCTCTCGATTTGCTCAGGAGAAGCACCAATAAATTTGATACCGTTCTTCTGGCAGATTCTTGAGAAATTAGCGTTTTCAGATAAGAATCCGTAACCTGGGTGAATCGCGTCTGCATTTGTAATTTCTGCAGCAGCAATAATGTTAGGGATTTTTAGGTATGAGTCTTTACTCATTGCGGGACCAATACAAACAGCCTCGTCAGCAAATCTAACGTGAAGACTATCTTTGTCGGCAGTAGAATATACCGCAACAGTTTTGATTCCCATTTCTTTACAAGTACGTAAGATACGCATTGCAATTTCGCCACGATTGGCAATTAATATTTTTTTGAACATCTTCTTAAATTTGAAAATTAGATAATTTGAAAATTAGAGTAATGTTATTTGAATGTAGAATTTTAGTCTAACATCTAATGTCTAACATCTAACTTCTAGTTAAGATGGATCTACTAAGAATAAAGGTTGGTCATATTCTACCGGAGTAGCATCATCAACTAAAATCTTAACGATTTTTCCGCTTACCTCAGAATCAATCTGGTTGAATAATTTCATTGCTTCAATTACACAAACAACTTTTCCAACAGAAACTTCATCACCAACGTTTACGAAGACATCTTTATCCGGAGATGGTTTTCTGTAGAAAGTTCCGATCATTGGAGATTTGATTGTAATATATTTGCTGTCATCAGGTGCAGCTTCAGCTTTTTCAGCAGGTGCAGATGTAGCAACTGGAGCTTGTGCAGGAGCAGCTTGTTGAGGAGCAGTGTGGTAAACTGCAGGTTGAGCATATGCTACTTCGCTTCCAGCTAATGGAGTTTTAATAGTGATTTCGAAATCTTTAGTTTTGTACTTCACTTCAGAAACTTCAGCCTTAGATACAAACTTAATAAGATTTTGTATGTCTTTAATGTCCATAAATTTGATATTTGATTTTGGGTCAAAGATACCAAAAAAACGTAAAAAACAACAAAAAACCGCCAAATTTTATAAAAATTGGGCGGTTTTTGTATAAAAACGAGTGTTTTTCAGTGAAAAACGACTTCTTAGTTTTCTTCAGTAGTTGCTACTTCTTTTTCCAATACTACTTTACCTCTGTAGTAAAGTTTCCCTTCATGCCAGTGAGCTCTGTGGTAAAGGTGCATTTCTCCTGTTGTTGCATCTTTAGCTAGTTGAGGAACTACAGCTTTGTAGTGTGTTCTTCTCTTATCTCTTCTTGTGGACGATTGTCTTCTTTTTGGATGTGCCATCTTGTAATAACTTTTTTAATTTGATGAGCGATGAGATTTTTTTCATCATCTCATCATATTTAAATTATTTTAATTTTTATCTTTTAATTTCTTAAGTGCCTCCCATCGGGGATCACTTTGCGGTTCTTCCTCTTCTTCGGTCTCTTTCGGACTGAATTTTTCAAGAATTTCAAGATCTTCGTTGCTTATGTTTGGTGAAACCTTTTTCATTGGTATGGAAAGGGCTACATTTTCATAAATCAACTGTGCTACATTGAAAGCATGGTCGCTGGTTGGGATTGTGATAACATCTTCTTCGCTGTCATCGTATTCTTCCCCAAACTTAACCAAAACCTTGATCTCGTTTTCAATGGGATGATCGAAGCTGTCGTTTGTAATATCACAAACTAATTCTACGATTCCATCGATTTTTATCTCAAATTCTAAGAAAGTAGTGTGTTTATCAAGTAAAACATCTACTGAAATCTTAGGATTTGTAAATTCTTGCTCAGTGTCAAATAATTGAAAGAACGTCTTGTCAATCTCAAATTTGAACTGATGCTTCCCCGTTTTAAGTCCGGAAAAGCTCACGTCATAGTTTCTTAACTTGTCCATAAAATGAGTGTGCAAAAATATGCATTTTTTTTATAATTACAAATAAAATCCCAAACAAATTAATTTTAAATTTGATTTAAGGATTTATGCTTCAGTTTCATCTGGTAAATCTTCATCAATTCCGTTGTCGCTAACCATTTTTCTTGGCTGCATACGGTTGCTCATCAGCTCGTTATATTCGCTTCTATTTTTGAAAATTTTAATAGCCGTGAAAATTGCTTCTGTAAAACTTTGTTCATCAGCAATATTTTGTCCCGCGATGTCATAGGCAACTCCGTGATCGGGAGATGTTCTGATAAAAGGAAGTGCAGCGGTATAATTTACGCCTTCTTCATAAGCTAAAGTCTTAAATGGAGCCAATCCCTGATCATGATACATCGCTAAAACTGCATCAAAACTTTTGTATTTGCTCGGTTGGAAAAAACTGTCTGCAGGAAAAGGGCCAAAGGCCAAAATTCCATTGTCTGAAAGTTCTTTGATCGCTGGAGAAATAATTTCAATTTCTTCATTTCCGATCACGCCGCCATCTCCTGAATGTGGATTTAAGCCTAAAACTGCAATTTTCGGTCTGGAAATATTAAAATCTTCAATTAAAGTTTGATTTAAAGCTCGAATCTGTTTTTTAATTTTTTCTTTAGAAATATTTTCCGCCACTTGCGCTAATGGAATGTGATGGGTAGAAACGGCAACTTTTAAATCGTCCGTTACTAAGAACATCAATCCTTTTTTATTAAATTTTTCTTCAAAATATCCTGTGTGGCCGGCATGTTTAAAGCCCATCTTCATCATTTCGTCTTTATTGATGGGAGCTGTTACAAGAACATCAATTTCTCCTTTCATTAAAGCTTCGGTTGCTGCTTCCAGAGAATCTATCGCCAATTTGGTTGATTCTTCGGTTGGTTTTCCCAATTCTACATTCGAATTATCTTTCACAAGATTCAGCATATTGATCTTTCCTGCCTGTGCTTGTGAAGTTTCGTTGATGTAATTAAAGTTTAAATTAAGCTTAAAAATATTTTTCTGATAGGTAAATAATTTCCCTGAACCAAAAATTACCGGAGTGAAAAAATCGGTGATTGTTTTGTCTTTCAGAGACTTCATGATGATTTCTGGTCCTATGCCGTTGAAATCCCCGATTGAAATTCCTACTCGTACTTTATGGTTTTTTGGGCTCATTTTGATTATCTTTGAAGATTATAATTTTACAAATTTAGCAAAAAATAATATGTTCACAGGAATTATTGAAGCAGTTGGAGTTATTGAAAAGATTGAAGAAAAAGGAAGTAACATTGATTTTACTTTAACATGCCCTTT harbors:
- the accC gene encoding acetyl-CoA carboxylase biotin carboxylase subunit, whose amino-acid sequence is MFKKILIANRGEIAMRILRTCKEMGIKTVAVYSTADKDSLHVRFADEAVCIGPAMSKDSYLKIPNIIAAAEITNADAIHPGYGFLSENANFSRICQKNGIKFIGASPEQIERMGDKANAKATMKAAGVPCVPGSEGLIESYEHAVKTAEETGYPVMIKATAGGGGKGMRAVWKAEDLKDHWESAIQEAVAAFGNGGMYMEKLIEEPRHIEIQVAGDQYGKACHLSERDCSVQRRNQKLTEETPSPFMTDELREKMGDAAVKAAEFIAYEGVGTIEFLVDKHRNFYFMEMNTRIQVEHPITEQVIDYDLIREQILLAAGTPISGINYYPKLHSIECRINAEDPYADFRPSPGKITGLNIPGGHGIRVDTHVYSGYTIPSNYDSMIAKLITTAQTREEAIAKMRRALEEFYIEGVKTTIPFHRQLMNDEDYLSGNYTTKFMESFVMDRKYDNH
- the accB gene encoding acetyl-CoA carboxylase biotin carboxyl carrier protein, yielding MDIKDIQNLIKFVSKAEVSEVKYKTKDFEITIKTPLAGSEVAYAQPAVYHTAPQQAAPAQAPVATSAPAEKAEAAPDDSKYITIKSPMIGTFYRKPSPDKDVFVNVGDEVSVGKVVCVIEAMKLFNQIDSEVSGKIVKILVDDATPVEYDQPLFLVDPS
- the rpmF gene encoding 50S ribosomal protein L32, which codes for MAHPKRRQSSTRRDKRRTHYKAVVPQLAKDATTGEMHLYHRAHWHEGKLYYRGKVVLEKEVATTEEN
- a CDS encoding YceD family protein, with amino-acid sequence MDKLRNYDVSFSGLKTGKHQFKFEIDKTFFQLFDTEQEFTNPKISVDVLLDKHTTFLEFEIKIDGIVELVCDITNDSFDHPIENEIKVLVKFGEEYDDSEEDVITIPTSDHAFNVAQLIYENVALSIPMKKVSPNISNEDLEILEKFSPKETEEEEEPQSDPRWEALKKLKDKN
- the pdxA gene encoding 4-hydroxythreonine-4-phosphate dehydrogenase PdxA, with amino-acid sequence MSPKNHKVRVGISIGDFNGIGPEIIMKSLKDKTITDFFTPVIFGSGKLFTYQKNIFKLNLNFNYINETSQAQAGKINMLNLVKDNSNVELGKPTEESTKLAIDSLEAATEALMKGEIDVLVTAPINKDEMMKMGFKHAGHTGYFEEKFNKKGLMFLVTDDLKVAVSTHHIPLAQVAENISKEKIKKQIRALNQTLIEDFNISRPKIAVLGLNPHSGDGGVIGNEEIEIISPAIKELSDNGILAFGPFPADSFFQPSKYKSFDAVLAMYHDQGLAPFKTLAYEEGVNYTAALPFIRTSPDHGVAYDIAGQNIADEQSFTEAIFTAIKIFKNRSEYNELMSNRMQPRKMVSDNGIDEDLPDETEA